A single region of the Gammaproteobacteria bacterium genome encodes:
- a CDS encoding transposase, which yields LIENFFAKLKQFRAVATRYDKRARNFLAGIYCAAIWVWLA from the coding sequence CTCATCGAAAACTTCTTTGCCAAACTCAAACAATTCCGCGCCGTTGCCACGCGCTATGACAAACGGGCGCGTAACTTCCTGGCGGGTATTTATTGTGCGGCTATTTGGGTGTGGTTGGCGTAA